One window from the genome of Sandaracinaceae bacterium encodes:
- a CDS encoding acetyl-CoA C-acetyltransferase, producing MTECFIYDAVRTPRGKGRKKDGSLADATPLHLAKTVLSAVPVRGSFDSAAIDDVILGCVEPVMEQGANIGRLAAMAAGFDESVPGFQVNRFCSSGLEAVNLAAAKVKAGDADLVIGGGVESMSRVPMGAAGGSWATDPAIAFPTHFVPQGISADLLATLDGHTRDDVDSFAVESQRRAKQAWDEGRFAKSIVPVADVIGVTMLAHDEFMRPETTVESLGKLEPSFKVMGENYGFDAVAIQRYPQVEAINHIHHAGNSSGIVDGASAVLLGNAEAGKRLGLTPRARIITSYSVGTEPCLMLAGPAPSAQKALARAGLTAADIDLWEINEAFASVCLRFMSAMGITHEVTNVNGGAIAMGHPLGATGGMLVGTVLDELERRNLKRGLITLCVGAGMGTTTIIERV from the coding sequence ATGACCGAGTGCTTCATCTACGACGCCGTGCGCACGCCGCGCGGCAAGGGTCGCAAGAAGGACGGCAGCCTGGCCGACGCCACGCCGCTCCACCTCGCCAAGACCGTGCTGTCTGCCGTGCCCGTGCGCGGCAGCTTCGACAGCGCGGCCATCGACGACGTGATCCTGGGCTGTGTCGAGCCCGTCATGGAGCAGGGCGCCAACATCGGCCGCTTGGCCGCCATGGCCGCGGGCTTCGACGAGAGCGTCCCGGGCTTCCAGGTCAACCGCTTCTGCTCGTCCGGGCTCGAGGCGGTCAACCTCGCTGCGGCGAAGGTCAAGGCGGGCGACGCCGACCTCGTGATCGGCGGTGGCGTAGAGAGCATGAGCCGCGTGCCGATGGGCGCAGCGGGCGGTTCGTGGGCGACCGACCCGGCCATCGCGTTCCCGACGCACTTCGTGCCGCAGGGCATCAGCGCGGACCTGCTGGCCACGCTGGATGGCCACACGCGGGATGACGTGGACAGCTTCGCCGTCGAGAGCCAGCGCCGTGCCAAGCAGGCCTGGGACGAGGGGCGCTTCGCGAAGTCCATCGTGCCCGTCGCGGACGTCATCGGCGTCACCATGCTCGCGCACGACGAGTTCATGCGCCCCGAGACCACGGTCGAGAGCCTCGGCAAGCTCGAGCCGAGCTTCAAGGTCATGGGCGAGAACTACGGCTTCGACGCGGTGGCCATCCAGCGCTACCCGCAGGTCGAGGCGATCAACCACATCCACCACGCCGGCAACAGCTCCGGCATCGTGGACGGAGCATCGGCCGTGCTGCTGGGCAACGCCGAGGCCGGCAAGCGGCTCGGCCTCACGCCGCGCGCCCGCATCATCACGTCGTACAGCGTGGGCACCGAGCCCTGCCTGATGCTCGCCGGTCCCGCGCCGTCGGCGCAGAAGGCGCTCGCGCGCGCCGGGCTCACCGCCGCCGACATCGACCTGTGGGAGATCAACGAGGCCTTCGCGTCCGTGTGTCTGCGCTTCATGTCCGCCATGGGCATCACCCACGAGGTCACCAACGTGAACGGCGGTGCCATTGCCATGGGTCATCCCCTCGGAGCCACTGGCGGCATGCTGGTCGGCACCGTCCTCGACGAGCTCGAGCGCCGCAACCTCAAGCGCGGCCTCATCACCCTCTGTGTCGGCGCCGGCATGGGCACCACCACCATCATCGAGCGCGTCTGA
- a CDS encoding enoyl-CoA hydratase/isomerase family protein gives MNVLNGQSLAELDAGIARAVADEAVKGVVLTSGKQGIFVAGGDLKQIEALGSGPIDAADLLAKTSLVLDQLRRMETCGKPVVAAINGVCLGGGLEVALACHRRIVVDSPHAKVGLPEAGMGLMPGAGGTQRLPRLIGVQASLGLIMTGKQLAPEDALKQGVVHEVVPADQLLSAARRYITEGGSAVQPWDEKRYQVPGGGAESPKFLQTMMGTIAMTHMNTYGNMPSQQAILSAIYEGLGMPMDRAGKVETRYFITLLQDPTARSMLRTLFFSLQECQKGARRPKDVPRATIKKIGIIGAGLMGQGIAQVSAKVGIDVVLLDRDQTAADRGKQRVASSLQRALEKGRTTQAKMDALLARIHATSAYEDLAGCDLVVEAVFEDRGIKATVTKAAEAVLGPDAVFATNTSGLPITGLAEASVRPENFIGMHFFSPVEKMQMVEVIMGEKTSQATLAKAWDFILAIKKAAIVVNDSPGFYTSRVFGTFITEGNQLLLEGVKPALIENAAKLAGMPMPPLSISDQVGLGTMHKVALQAKKDHEAAGKEWKPSPAQGVIAKLIETYDRWGAYPPPKDDGTPRAAGGFYEYEGKTKRIWPELETALAEFIAQDAPQPTGEKVRQRYLFTQCLEAARCLEQGVITDVRDGDVGVIMAVGFPAFTGGPFTFIDNYGVARFVADADALAAEYGERFAPPQLLRTMAAEGKTFY, from the coding sequence ATGAACGTGCTCAACGGGCAGTCGCTCGCGGAGCTCGACGCTGGTATCGCACGGGCCGTCGCCGACGAGGCCGTCAAGGGCGTCGTGCTCACCAGCGGCAAGCAGGGCATCTTCGTCGCGGGCGGGGACCTCAAGCAGATCGAGGCGCTCGGCAGCGGCCCCATCGACGCGGCCGACCTGCTCGCCAAGACCAGCCTGGTGCTGGATCAGCTGCGCCGCATGGAGACGTGCGGCAAGCCCGTGGTCGCCGCCATCAACGGCGTGTGCCTGGGCGGCGGGCTGGAGGTGGCGCTGGCGTGCCATCGCCGCATCGTGGTGGACTCGCCGCACGCGAAGGTCGGGCTGCCCGAGGCGGGCATGGGTCTGATGCCGGGCGCGGGCGGCACGCAGCGCTTGCCGCGCCTGATCGGCGTGCAGGCTTCGCTCGGCCTGATCATGACGGGCAAGCAGCTGGCGCCCGAAGACGCGCTCAAGCAGGGGGTCGTGCACGAGGTCGTCCCGGCCGACCAGCTGCTCAGCGCGGCCAGGCGCTATATCACGGAGGGCGGGAGCGCCGTGCAGCCGTGGGACGAGAAGCGCTACCAGGTGCCGGGCGGCGGCGCCGAGTCGCCCAAGTTCCTGCAGACCATGATGGGCACCATCGCGATGACCCACATGAACACGTACGGGAACATGCCGTCCCAGCAGGCCATCCTGTCCGCCATCTACGAGGGCCTCGGCATGCCGATGGACCGCGCGGGCAAGGTGGAGACGCGCTACTTCATTACGCTGCTGCAGGACCCCACGGCGCGCAGCATGCTGCGCACGCTGTTCTTCAGCCTGCAGGAGTGCCAGAAGGGCGCGCGTCGCCCGAAGGACGTGCCCCGCGCCACCATCAAGAAGATCGGTATCATCGGCGCCGGTCTCATGGGGCAGGGCATTGCTCAGGTGTCCGCTAAGGTCGGCATCGACGTGGTGCTGCTCGACCGTGACCAGACGGCCGCCGACCGCGGCAAGCAGCGTGTGGCCAGCTCGCTGCAGCGCGCGCTCGAGAAGGGCCGCACCACACAGGCCAAGATGGACGCGCTGCTTGCGCGGATCCACGCGACCTCGGCGTACGAGGACCTCGCGGGCTGCGACCTGGTGGTCGAGGCCGTCTTCGAAGACCGCGGCATCAAGGCCACGGTCACCAAGGCCGCCGAGGCCGTGCTCGGGCCGGACGCGGTCTTCGCCACCAACACGTCGGGCCTGCCCATCACGGGCCTGGCCGAGGCGTCCGTGCGCCCTGAGAACTTCATCGGCATGCACTTCTTCTCCCCCGTCGAGAAGATGCAGATGGTGGAGGTCATCATGGGCGAGAAGACCTCACAGGCCACCTTGGCCAAGGCGTGGGACTTCATTCTGGCCATCAAGAAGGCCGCCATCGTCGTCAACGACAGCCCCGGCTTCTACACCAGCCGCGTCTTCGGCACGTTCATCACCGAGGGCAACCAGCTCCTGCTGGAGGGCGTGAAGCCCGCGCTGATCGAGAACGCCGCGAAGCTGGCCGGCATGCCCATGCCTCCGCTGAGCATCAGCGACCAGGTGGGGCTCGGCACCATGCACAAGGTGGCGTTGCAGGCCAAGAAGGACCACGAGGCGGCCGGCAAGGAGTGGAAGCCCTCGCCCGCACAGGGGGTCATCGCAAAGCTGATCGAGACCTACGACCGCTGGGGCGCGTACCCGCCGCCCAAGGACGACGGGACGCCACGGGCCGCGGGCGGGTTTTACGAGTACGAGGGCAAGACCAAGCGCATCTGGCCCGAGCTGGAGACGGCGCTGGCGGAGTTCATCGCGCAGGATGCGCCCCAGCCCACGGGCGAGAAGGTGCGCCAGCGCTACCTCTTCACGCAGTGCCTCGAGGCGGCGCGCTGCCTGGAGCAGGGCGTCATCACCGACGTCCGCGACGGCGACGTGGGCGTCATCATGGCGGTCGGCTTCCCGGCCTTCACGGGCGGCCCCTTCACGTTCATCGACAACTACGGCGTGGCGCGCTTCGTGGCCGACGCCGATGCGCTGGCGGCGGAGTACGGGGAGCGCTTCGCGCCGCCGCAGCTGCTGCGCACCATGGCTGCGGAAGGCAAGACCTTCTACTGA
- the thrS gene encoding threonine--tRNA ligase, with protein MAETARAALAANEQLSKQTVAAMVDGKVFDLHTELPETYGKLTPIEAHQDTALAIIRHSSAHVMADAVQRLFPGTKVAFGPAIENGFYYDYSRPDGSFSDDDLRAIEAKMQEIIDGDTPFRRENVTKDEAREILRALDEPFKLEHLERLEGQISVYRHGDWVDLCEGPHVPSTGFLKAFQLTSVAGAYWRGDERNPMLQRIYGTAFASPKALKAHLKQIEEAKARDHRKLGKELDLIAFHPLAPASPFFLPRGAQVYNSLVDYVRDLYADTGYEEVITPQIFDKELFVTSGHLPSYEENMFMAATIENLEKASQALVETPPKDAHECGHALSEAIRFGIKPMNCPSHCLVFGMRHRSYRDLPWRVADFGRLHRFERSGVVQGLTRVRTFAQDDAHIFCTLDQVQGEIQQFLDLVYKVYEDFGFDEVRIVIATRPDERMGGDEVWDKSERALEEAVKAKGLPYTIAEGEGAFYGPKIEFHLKDALGRPWQLGTIQADFNMPERFELTYVGEDNTTHQPVMLHRAVLGSVERFLGVLIEHVGGSFPTWLAPEQLHLVTVATDYNDYAEEAAAELRKQGFRVTVDLSRDRLGAKIRNGRLMRIPYIGVIGEAEAAGRGLAIRSRDENKDLGFMSLADVIARMRVESLPPSRRS; from the coding sequence ATGGCTGAGACAGCACGAGCGGCGCTCGCAGCAAACGAGCAGCTGAGCAAGCAGACGGTAGCGGCGATGGTGGACGGCAAGGTCTTCGACCTGCACACCGAGCTCCCCGAGACCTACGGCAAGCTCACGCCGATCGAAGCGCATCAAGACACCGCACTCGCCATCATCCGGCACAGCAGCGCCCACGTCATGGCCGACGCGGTGCAGCGCCTCTTCCCGGGCACGAAGGTGGCCTTCGGCCCCGCCATCGAGAACGGCTTCTACTACGACTACAGCCGTCCCGACGGCTCGTTCAGCGACGACGACCTGCGCGCCATCGAGGCGAAGATGCAGGAGATCATCGACGGTGACACACCGTTCAGGCGCGAGAACGTCACCAAGGACGAGGCGCGTGAGATCCTCCGCGCGCTGGACGAGCCGTTCAAGCTCGAGCACCTGGAGCGCCTCGAGGGCCAGATCTCGGTCTACCGGCACGGGGACTGGGTGGACCTCTGCGAGGGCCCGCACGTGCCCAGCACGGGCTTCCTGAAGGCCTTCCAGCTCACGTCCGTAGCGGGCGCGTACTGGCGTGGCGACGAACGCAACCCGATGCTCCAGCGCATCTACGGCACGGCGTTCGCGTCGCCGAAGGCGCTCAAGGCGCACCTCAAGCAAATCGAGGAAGCCAAGGCCCGCGACCACCGCAAGCTCGGCAAGGAGCTCGACCTGATCGCGTTCCATCCGCTGGCGCCAGCGTCGCCGTTCTTCCTCCCGCGCGGCGCGCAGGTCTACAACAGCCTCGTGGACTACGTGCGCGACCTCTACGCCGACACGGGCTACGAGGAGGTCATCACGCCGCAGATCTTCGACAAGGAGCTGTTCGTCACGTCCGGACACCTGCCTTCGTACGAAGAGAACATGTTCATGGCGGCGACCATCGAGAACCTCGAGAAGGCCAGCCAAGCGCTGGTGGAGACGCCGCCCAAGGACGCCCACGAGTGCGGTCACGCGCTGAGTGAGGCCATCCGCTTTGGCATCAAGCCCATGAACTGCCCCAGCCACTGTCTGGTGTTCGGCATGCGGCACCGCAGCTACCGCGATCTGCCGTGGCGCGTGGCCGACTTCGGACGCCTGCACCGCTTCGAGCGCAGCGGCGTGGTCCAGGGGCTCACGCGCGTGCGCACGTTCGCGCAGGACGACGCGCACATCTTCTGCACGCTCGACCAGGTGCAGGGCGAGATCCAGCAGTTCCTCGACCTCGTCTACAAGGTCTACGAGGACTTCGGGTTCGACGAGGTCCGCATCGTCATCGCCACGCGCCCCGACGAGCGCATGGGCGGGGACGAGGTATGGGACAAGAGCGAGCGCGCGCTGGAGGAGGCGGTCAAGGCCAAGGGCCTGCCGTACACCATCGCGGAAGGCGAGGGCGCCTTCTACGGCCCGAAGATCGAGTTCCACCTCAAGGACGCGCTGGGTCGTCCGTGGCAGCTCGGCACCATCCAGGCGGACTTCAACATGCCGGAGCGCTTCGAGCTGACGTACGTGGGCGAGGACAACACGACGCATCAGCCCGTGATGCTGCACCGTGCCGTGCTCGGGTCCGTCGAGCGCTTCCTGGGCGTCCTCATCGAGCACGTGGGGGGGTCGTTCCCCACGTGGCTCGCGCCCGAGCAGCTGCACCTTGTGACGGTCGCGACCGACTACAACGACTACGCCGAAGAGGCAGCGGCCGAGCTGCGCAAGCAGGGCTTTCGCGTGACGGTCGATCTCTCGCGCGACCGCCTCGGGGCCAAGATCCGCAACGGCCGACTGATGCGCATCCCCTACATCGGCGTCATCGGCGAGGCCGAGGCGGCAGGGCGCGGCCTGGCCATTCGCTCGCGCGACGAGAACAAAGACCTCGGCTTCATGTCTCTCGCCGACGTCATCGCCCGTATGCGTGTAGAGTCCTTGCCACCGAGCCGTCGCTCCTAG
- a CDS encoding serine/threonine protein kinase translates to MAGPSPQTLRRRLGQRVKGRYRLVDVVGSGGQGAVYRAVDERDGDHVAVKILHAEVAEDPNQRERLVREARALMVLAGTAALEVLDQGFTDDGNLALVTELLDGEELDDFLTRNEQGGGRMAVPDALAIFEPIADTLGRAHALGIVHRDLKPANVFLTQQAGRNVRLMDFGFAKFGHLRSLTADGFVAGSPSYLSPEAWRNQPVMPSMDVYGFGAMIYRVLAGEPPFRGKHPIETFRLCTEAPRPSLHQRRPELPAAVDDWVAMALAVDPSDRFLSARASLAALRGLLA, encoded by the coding sequence ATGGCGGGACCATCTCCACAGACGCTCAGGCGACGGCTCGGTCAGCGGGTCAAGGGGCGCTACCGCTTGGTGGACGTGGTCGGGTCGGGCGGGCAGGGCGCCGTCTATCGCGCCGTGGACGAGCGTGACGGAGACCACGTCGCGGTGAAGATCCTGCACGCGGAGGTGGCCGAGGACCCGAACCAGCGCGAACGCCTCGTGCGCGAGGCGCGGGCGCTGATGGTGCTGGCCGGTACGGCTGCGCTCGAGGTGCTCGACCAGGGCTTCACCGACGACGGCAACCTCGCGCTCGTGACCGAGCTGCTGGACGGCGAAGAGCTCGACGACTTCCTCACGCGCAACGAGCAGGGCGGAGGTCGCATGGCGGTGCCGGACGCGTTGGCCATCTTCGAGCCCATCGCCGACACCCTCGGGCGCGCGCACGCGCTCGGCATCGTGCACCGCGACCTCAAGCCGGCCAACGTGTTTCTCACGCAGCAGGCGGGCCGCAACGTGCGGCTCATGGACTTCGGGTTCGCGAAGTTTGGCCACCTACGCAGCCTGACGGCGGATGGCTTCGTCGCAGGTTCCCCCAGCTATCTGTCGCCCGAGGCATGGCGCAACCAGCCCGTGATGCCCAGCATGGACGTCTACGGCTTCGGCGCGATGATCTACCGTGTGCTCGCGGGAGAGCCGCCTTTCCGTGGGAAGCACCCGATCGAGACCTTTCGGCTGTGCACCGAGGCGCCACGGCCGAGCCTGCACCAGCGCAGACCCGAGCTCCCGGCTGCGGTGGACGACTGGGTCGCGATGGCGCTAGCGGTCGACCCGAGTGACCGCTTCTTGAGCGCGCGGGCCTCGCTCGCGGCCCTGCGCGGCCTCCTCGCCTGA
- a CDS encoding translation initiation factor IF-3: MASRRFDPRDRQSPFGPRVNERIRVPEVRVIGPDGAMLGVLETHEARRIAREADLDLVEVNPKAVPPVCKIMDHGRFKYEEKKKQNEAKKKQAQVELKEIKLRPKTDDHDIAFKVKHTRRFLEDGNKVKITVRFRGREITHPETAERQIAAIVEAVSDVAVVELYPRMESRTMTAMLAPRMKPKPRPAREQRDGGGRSDQANAAADDDEEYVEDVLDDDDDDDMDEDESDET; encoded by the coding sequence ATCGCTAGCCGTCGATTTGATCCCCGTGACCGCCAGAGTCCTTTTGGTCCCCGAGTCAACGAGCGCATCCGCGTCCCCGAGGTCCGTGTCATCGGACCCGACGGCGCCATGCTCGGGGTGCTCGAGACCCACGAGGCGCGTCGCATCGCGAGGGAGGCTGATCTAGATCTGGTCGAGGTGAACCCGAAGGCGGTTCCCCCGGTCTGCAAGATCATGGACCACGGTCGCTTCAAGTACGAAGAGAAGAAGAAGCAGAACGAGGCCAAGAAGAAGCAGGCGCAGGTCGAGCTCAAGGAGATCAAGCTCCGCCCGAAGACCGATGATCACGACATCGCGTTCAAGGTGAAGCACACCCGGCGCTTCCTCGAGGACGGGAACAAGGTGAAGATCACGGTGCGCTTCCGCGGCCGCGAGATCACCCACCCCGAGACGGCCGAGCGTCAGATCGCGGCCATCGTCGAGGCGGTGAGCGACGTGGCGGTGGTGGAGCTCTACCCCCGCATGGAGAGCCGGACCATGACGGCCATGCTGGCGCCGCGCATGAAGCCCAAGCCGCGCCCCGCGCGCGAGCAGCGTGATGGTGGCGGCCGCTCCGACCAGGCGAACGCCGCGGCGGATGACGACGAGGAGTACGTGGAGGACGTCCTCGACGACGACGATGACGACGACATGGACGAGGACGAGTCCGACGAGACTTGA
- the rpmI gene encoding 50S ribosomal protein L35, with protein sequence MPKMKTKRAAAKRFKLTGTGRIRRSKAGKQHLMRGKSANRLRNLKKNDMVSSADAPRIIRLLQG encoded by the coding sequence ATGCCCAAGATGAAGACGAAGCGGGCCGCGGCCAAGCGCTTCAAGCTCACCGGTACAGGCCGGATTCGGCGCAGCAAGGCTGGCAAGCAGCACCTGATGCGCGGCAAGTCCGCCAACCGCCTTCGCAACCTCAAGAAGAACGACATGGTCAGCAGCGCCGACGCGCCGCGCATCATTCGTCTGCTGCAGGGCTGA
- the rplT gene encoding 50S ribosomal protein L20, which translates to MPRAKRGFKARRRRNRVLKLARGYYGARSRQFRSAVSQVRHAWKDAFAHRRQKKRNFRKLWITRINAGARQHGISYSKLIHALKSKDIQIDRKVLADLAMNEPAGFKAVVDAAR; encoded by the coding sequence ATGCCACGCGCCAAACGAGGGTTCAAAGCCCGCCGCCGCCGTAACCGTGTCCTCAAGCTCGCCCGGGGCTACTACGGCGCTCGCAGCCGTCAGTTTCGCAGCGCCGTGTCGCAGGTGCGCCACGCGTGGAAGGACGCCTTCGCGCATCGCCGCCAGAAGAAGCGCAACTTCCGCAAGCTGTGGATCACGCGCATCAACGCAGGCGCCCGCCAGCACGGCATCAGCTACTCCAAGCTGATCCACGCGCTCAAGAGCAAGGACATCCAGATCGACCGCAAGGTGCTGGCTGACCTCGCCATGAACGAGCCGGCTGGGTTCAAGGCCGTCGTCGACGCCGCCCGCTAG
- the pheS gene encoding phenylalanine--tRNA ligase subunit alpha, whose amino-acid sequence MSEVDPMVEFEAVLAQIEGEYEGALTQAADEHALRAANARFVGAQGSLTLLMKRMPELPGNRRKEFGQKGNALKQAIAAAFEGHLDRIARAIRQAELEGPALDVSLPSRARPIGRLHPIQRIQHELLDIFETLGFEVADGPDIDFHENCFDKLGFPPDHPATDMQDTFFVTQRERGDAATTLLRTHTSTIQVREMSRRKPPLAIVAPGTVYRRDDDATHSPMFHQIEAFVVDTDVTFADLKGVLQLFAQRLFHKDISVRVRPSYFPFVEPGGEVDFGCVFCRAWEGDAARTAACRVCKGSGWVEVLGCGMIHPVVFENVGYDPTEVSGFALGMGMDRLAMLKYGIPNIKLLYENDVRFLSAF is encoded by the coding sequence ATGAGTGAAGTCGACCCGATGGTGGAGTTCGAGGCGGTCCTCGCGCAGATCGAGGGCGAGTACGAGGGGGCCCTCACGCAGGCTGCGGACGAGCACGCGCTGCGCGCTGCCAACGCGCGCTTCGTGGGCGCCCAGGGCTCGCTGACGCTGCTGATGAAGCGCATGCCCGAGCTGCCGGGGAACCGGCGCAAAGAGTTCGGCCAGAAGGGCAACGCGCTCAAGCAGGCCATCGCGGCGGCGTTCGAGGGGCACCTCGACCGCATCGCGCGCGCCATCCGGCAGGCCGAGCTCGAGGGGCCGGCGCTGGACGTGAGCCTGCCTTCGCGGGCGCGCCCCATCGGGCGGCTGCACCCCATCCAGCGCATCCAGCACGAGCTGCTCGACATCTTCGAGACGCTCGGCTTCGAGGTGGCGGATGGGCCGGACATCGACTTCCACGAGAACTGCTTCGACAAGCTGGGGTTCCCGCCGGATCACCCCGCGACCGACATGCAGGACACGTTCTTCGTGACCCAGCGCGAGCGGGGAGACGCGGCGACCACGCTCCTGCGCACGCACACGTCCACCATCCAGGTGCGCGAGATGTCGCGACGCAAGCCGCCCCTCGCCATCGTCGCGCCCGGCACGGTCTACCGCCGCGACGACGACGCGACACACTCGCCCATGTTCCACCAGATCGAGGCGTTCGTGGTGGACACGGACGTGACCTTCGCGGACCTGAAGGGCGTGCTCCAGCTGTTCGCGCAGCGCCTGTTCCACAAGGACATCAGCGTGCGCGTGCGCCCCAGCTACTTCCCGTTCGTGGAGCCTGGCGGCGAGGTGGACTTCGGCTGCGTGTTCTGTCGCGCCTGGGAAGGCGACGCCGCACGCACCGCCGCCTGTCGCGTTTGCAAGGGCTCTGGCTGGGTCGAGGTGCTGGGCTGCGGGATGATCCATCCCGTCGTGTTCGAGAACGTCGGCTACGACCCCACCGAGGTCAGCGGCTTCGCGCTCGGCATGGGCATGGACCGCCTCGCGATGCTCAAGTACGGCATCCCCAACATCAAGCTGCTCTACGAAAACGACGTGCGCTTTCTCTCCGCGTTCTGA